The genomic interval CCATTCAGGCGGGTGCTGGCCCCGCGCTTACGGAGACCGGGCTGGCCATCGGTACCGTGCGTTACATGAGTCCCGAGCAGGCGTCGGCCGAGTCGGACCTTGATGGTCGCAGCGATCAGTATGCGTTGGCGTGTCTGTTGCACGAAATGTTGTCCGGGCAACCACCATTTACGGGGCCGACGGCGGAAAGCGTAGTGCATCAACATCTGGTGGCCACACCGCCGCCTCTCACGCAGTTCCGACCAAATGTGCCGGCCGACATCGTGACGGCGGTGCAGCGGGCGTTGGCCAAGACGCCAGCCGATCGATTCAGTGGGGTTCAGCAGTTTTCCGAAGCGCTCCGCTCAATCACGGGTCCGACACCGGCCCGGACCGTGAAGCATTCGCTGCGTATCCTCGCCGCCGTCACGGCCATCGTGGTAGTCGCCGCAGTCATGACCACCGTGTGGTGGCGCGGCCGGCGTGATACCGCGCCGATGTCCGTGCTCGGTCGCAATATGCAGATCACGCGGGAGTTCGGTCTCGAGCTCGATCCCGCGCTGTCTCCCGATGGACAGTTCGTCGCATACGCCGCGGGTCCAACCACGCATCTGCAGCTGTTTGTCCGTCAGGTTGCGGGCGGACGCACGGTCCAACTCACCACGGACTCGACGCAGAACAATCGTTGGCCCCGCTGGTCGCCGGACGGCACACGCATCGCGTATCAGTCCAACGACGGCGTCTATCTGGTCCCTGCACTTGGCGGCGCGCCCCGACTGCTGGCCCGGGCGCCAAACGATGCCGCCAAACTCGGTGCTGCGTTCACGTCATTGCTTGGCCTGACGTGGTCGCCTGACGGCCGGCGCATCGCGTTCGCTGCGAGTTCGTTTGGACGACCTCTGCTCCACGTGATAAGTGTTGAAGGCGGAGACGCGACCACACTGGCCGCGCCTCCCGAGGTGAACTCCCCCGCGTGGTCGCCGGACGGGCGACACATCGCCGTGGTGTCCGGCAACATCACGTTCACGTTTGGCACGGTGTATCTGGGGAACGTGGGGGCGTCATCGCTGTTCGTGATTCCCGTCGCCGGTGGTGCACCGGTGCGCGTGACCGATGCATCGAGCCTGAACAGCAGTCCGCAGTGGTTGCCGGACAGTCGCTCGCTGGTGTTTGTATCCGACCGCAGCGGCAGTACGGATATTTTTCGCGTCGGAGTTGACGGCGACGGCGCGCCCGCTGGTACGGCGGAGCGTGTGACCGCAGGCCTGAGCCCGCACACCATCGCGATGGCGGCCGACGGCGTGCACCTGGCCTACGCGCAGCTCAAATCCACGTCCAACATCTGGTCCCTGCCGGTGCCGCGTGCTGGTCCTGTCAACGCACGCAACGCGGTGCCCATCACCACTGGCAACCAGTTCATCGAGAACCTCGACGTGACGCGCGACGGCGCGTGGTTGGTATTCTCCTCCGACCGCAACGGACTGACCGCCATCTACAAGGTGCGCAGCGCGGGGGGAGAGCCGACGCAACTGACGACGGATTCTGTCGGGAGTTTTGCACCCGCCTTTGCGCCCGACGGGACACGCATCGCCTTTCACCAGATTCTGCGCAGCGGCCATCGGCAGATAGTCGTCATGAATGCCGACGGCACGGACCGCAACCAGCGACTCGAGCCGCTGGATCAAGCGCTGGTGCCAACGTGGTCGGCAGACGGTGACACGTTGGCCGTGCAGACCGCCCTCACGGGAAACCAGGTAGTTGGCCTGATGACGTCTGGTGGCGCAAGCCACATACGCCGGTTGCCGCTGGATGTTGGCGGTGACATGGTGGTGTGGTCACCCGTCGCGTCGGAGCTTGCCTATCATGCGTTCGACGGGATTCGCATCATCCCCGTGGCGGGCGGCGCGTCGCGCTTGGTGGCCAGCAATGCGACCGATCACATGGAGGCATTCGCCGCCGCCTGGTCGCCTGACGGCGCGATGCTCTACTACCTCGCACGCCGTCCAAACGGCTACGCGATCCGCGCCATTGCGCGCTCGGGCGGCGCGAGTCGGCTGCTGGTGCAGTTTGAGGATCCGGCGCACCAACCGGCCCGTTACGGGTTTCGCACCGATGGTCGTCGGTTCTATCTCACCATGGGCTCGCAAGAGAGCGACGTGTGGGTGCTGGAGCTCGGACGTCGCTGACGCGCGCACGCCCGCATCGGGTGCCAACCCAGCCCGGAGCGCACTACGGCACCAGCGAACGAACAAGATAGAATTGTTCCTGACGCGGACGGAAAAACCGGTAACCCTCTGCCGTGAGATAGGCGTCGTCTTCAAGCATGATGAACACCTTGCGGCCGCCCCATTCGGGCACCGCCGTGGCCGCGTTGAGCTCCACCGACAGATACGATCCCAGGCGCAGGCGCGCGTTCTGCGTGGTGGTGTCGCTGCGCAGCGGACTGCGGAAATCGATCGATGACCCGAGTCCGTGTCCCTGATTGCCAATCGGGTGCGAGTAGATCATCGCCTCGATGCCCTGCTGCTTCATCTCGGCCATCACGCCGTTGAAGACGCTGCCACCCGTCATGCCGGGGCGAGCAACGCGCTGGGTGAGCGCATCCTGCAGCGCGTTGGCGTTGGCCATGGCCTTCTTGAGCCCCGTCGGCGCGTCGCTCTCGCCGGGCTGCAAGAGGTAGCCCATCTTCTGCCAATCGGTATCGAAGCCCATGTAGCTGATCCCGAAGTCGATGTGCACGACATCACCAGGCCGCAGCACGGTTGGTTCCGGCGCCACCGCCAGAAAGCCGCGAGACGTGGCGACTTCGCCCACCGCGCGTTGCACGCGCAGGTCTGGTTGAAACCAGGTGCGAACGCCGGCGGCGCCAAGCATGTCATAGAGCGCGCGTCGGACATCGCCAACGGTGGTCTTGCCCGGCGTGATCACTGCGTTCGACAGGGCGCGCTTCACGATGGCCTCCGTCACCGTCACCGCCGTGCGATAGTGCTCCAACTCCTCGGGCAGGCGCGTGTCGAGGTATTCCTGTGTCAACTCCGCAGCACTGACGAACGTTTTCTCGGCCTCCGGTCCCAGCGTTTCGGCGAGAAACCGATAGGCATCGAAACCCAGTGAGCGCGTCTGGCCGCGCGTGCCCTTGATGGCGAGGCCGATGGAGAGCGGCTTGTACTGCTGATACAGATCGCGCAACGTGGCCGCGGGCGGACGCGGTTCGGTGAACGGGGCGTCGAAGAAGCGGGCGAGGTTCTCCTCGGTGTAGCCGGTGATCGCAAACTTCCTGAGCCGCGCCTCGCCGGCATAGATGAATACGAAGAGGTCGCGGTTCCCCGTGTAGGGGCGCGGCGGCGCGATGAATGGCGTGATGGGATCGTCGTGGAACTCCTCGTTCACCACAATCCACATCCCGATGTTGTGGCGGCGCATCATCGGCAGCAGCATCGTGTGCCGTTGCGAGAGCCAGCGTTCACGCACCTCGATCTGCTGCGACCAGGACAGCAGGGCGTCGGCTTCGGGAACGCGCGCGCCCTTGGGCGGCTGCGCGGGCAACGAGGACGTGGCGAGGGCGACAGCGACGGCACAGGTAACGGAGAGCATGCGGCGCATAAGCAGGACGGGAGGCGAGACCACCGTGACGTTGAGGACAGTAACGTAGCCCGGATTGCGCGCGGGGGGACAGGGCGCCATCGTCGAGGTGGCGCCGACTTTGGCATTTCGCTTCCCATCAGGCGCGCCCCTCTCTTTCTTCCAGGCCGACTGATGCGCCGTATGTTGCTCGCGGGTTCGCTGTGGTGTTCACTGTCACTCGGCGCTCAGCCGGGACCCATCACCGCCATTCGCGCGGACCGCGTCATTGTCGGCGACGGCACCCAGATCGCGAATCCGGTGGTGATCGTGCAGGGCGAACGCATCGTGGCGGTCGGCCCCTCGGGCCAGGTGCGTATTCCGACCGGTGCGAAGGTGCTGGATCTCACCGGCTATTCGCTCATGCCGGGCTTCATGGATGCGCACACGCACCTGACGTCAATCGACAACGACGGCGGTGATCTTGCCGTGCTGAAGGAGACGGCGGCACACGGGGCGATCTACGCGACCATCAACGCCAAGAAGACCCTCGATGCCGGCTTCACCACGGTGCGCGAGGCCGGGTCGACGGACTACGTGGACGTGGTCGTGCGCGACGCCATCGCGCGCGGCCTCATTCCCGGGCCGCGTATCCACGCCTCAGGCCTCGCACTCGGCAGCACGGGCGGTCACGCCGACGTGAACGGATGGAGTTCCAATCTTTTCATCCCCGGCACCGGGGCGATTGTCGACGGCGCCGATGCGATTCGAAAACAGGTGCGGCTCAACGTGAAGTACGGGGCGGACCAGATCAAGATCGTCGCCACCGGCGGCATTCTATCCGTTGGCGATGCAGTGGGTGCGGCGCAGTTCGATGCCGATGAACTGCGGGCGGCCGTCGAAGAAGCGACGCGACTTGGCCGACGCGTCATGGCGCACGCGCACGCGGGCGACGGCCTCAAGATGGCGGTCAACGCGGGGGTGGCCTCCATCGAGCACGGCAGCCTGGTGGACGATGAAGCGATTGCGCTTATGAAGGCACGCGGCACGTATCTGGTGCCCACGCTCATCATTCTCGAGGAGATTG from Gemmatimonadaceae bacterium carries:
- a CDS encoding serine/threonine-protein kinase — translated: MALADRYRLERVLGVGGMATVYLAEDLKHHRRVAVKVLRSDVSMALGVERFLREIETTANLRHPHILPLYDSGEAAGALFYVMPYIEGESLRDRLDRDKQLPIADALQITREVADALQYAHGRGVIHRDIKPENVLLEGGHAVVADFGISKAIQAGAGPALTETGLAIGTVRYMSPEQASAESDLDGRSDQYALACLLHEMLSGQPPFTGPTAESVVHQHLVATPPPLTQFRPNVPADIVTAVQRALAKTPADRFSGVQQFSEALRSITGPTPARTVKHSLRILAAVTAIVVVAAVMTTVWWRGRRDTAPMSVLGRNMQITREFGLELDPALSPDGQFVAYAAGPTTHLQLFVRQVAGGRTVQLTTDSTQNNRWPRWSPDGTRIAYQSNDGVYLVPALGGAPRLLARAPNDAAKLGAAFTSLLGLTWSPDGRRIAFAASSFGRPLLHVISVEGGDATTLAAPPEVNSPAWSPDGRHIAVVSGNITFTFGTVYLGNVGASSLFVIPVAGGAPVRVTDASSLNSSPQWLPDSRSLVFVSDRSGSTDIFRVGVDGDGAPAGTAERVTAGLSPHTIAMAADGVHLAYAQLKSTSNIWSLPVPRAGPVNARNAVPITTGNQFIENLDVTRDGAWLVFSSDRNGLTAIYKVRSAGGEPTQLTTDSVGSFAPAFAPDGTRIAFHQILRSGHRQIVVMNADGTDRNQRLEPLDQALVPTWSADGDTLAVQTALTGNQVVGLMTSGGASHIRRLPLDVGGDMVVWSPVASELAYHAFDGIRIIPVAGGASRLVASNATDHMEAFAAAWSPDGAMLYYLARRPNGYAIRAIARSGGASRLLVQFEDPAHQPARYGFRTDGRRFYLTMGSQESDVWVLELGRR
- a CDS encoding aminopeptidase P family protein — its product is MLSVTCAVAVALATSSLPAQPPKGARVPEADALLSWSQQIEVRERWLSQRHTMLLPMMRRHNIGMWIVVNEEFHDDPITPFIAPPRPYTGNRDLFVFIYAGEARLRKFAITGYTEENLARFFDAPFTEPRPPAATLRDLYQQYKPLSIGLAIKGTRGQTRSLGFDAYRFLAETLGPEAEKTFVSAAELTQEYLDTRLPEELEHYRTAVTVTEAIVKRALSNAVITPGKTTVGDVRRALYDMLGAAGVRTWFQPDLRVQRAVGEVATSRGFLAVAPEPTVLRPGDVVHIDFGISYMGFDTDWQKMGYLLQPGESDAPTGLKKAMANANALQDALTQRVARPGMTGGSVFNGVMAEMKQQGIEAMIYSHPIGNQGHGLGSSIDFRSPLRSDTTTQNARLRLGSYLSVELNAATAVPEWGGRKVFIMLEDDAYLTAEGYRFFRPRQEQFYLVRSLVP
- a CDS encoding amidohydrolase family protein, whose product is MRRMLLAGSLWCSLSLGAQPGPITAIRADRVIVGDGTQIANPVVIVQGERIVAVGPSGQVRIPTGAKVLDLTGYSLMPGFMDAHTHLTSIDNDGGDLAVLKETAAHGAIYATINAKKTLDAGFTTVREAGSTDYVDVVVRDAIARGLIPGPRIHASGLALGSTGGHADVNGWSSNLFIPGTGAIVDGADAIRKQVRLNVKYGADQIKIVATGGILSVGDAVGAAQFDADELRAAVEEATRLGRRVMAHAHAGDGLKMAVNAGVASIEHGSLVDDEAIALMKARGTYLVPTLIILEEIVTDGARKGVPANSIAKAKAIAVERRVRLRAAYQSGVKFALGTDATSDIHGRNGEEFKYMVDILGATPMDAITIGTMNAATLIGVEKDLGSVTTGKLADLVAVKGNPLTDIGLLAHVQFVMKGGVLIKGP